Proteins encoded by one window of Deinococcus radiodurans R1 = ATCC 13939 = DSM 20539:
- a CDS encoding 3'-5' exonuclease, with translation MKTAGKAQTAGGPWPQDVVVFDLETTGFSPASAAIVEIGAVRIVGGQIDETLKFETLVRPTRPDGSLLSIPWQAQRVHGISDEMVRRAPAIKDVLPDFFDFVDGSAVVAHNVSFDGGFMRAGAERLGLSWAPERELCTMQLSRRAFPRERTHNLTVLAERLGLEFAPGGRHRSYGDVQVTAQAYLRLLELLG, from the coding sequence ATGAAAACAGCAGGAAAGGCACAGACGGCGGGCGGTCCCTGGCCGCAGGACGTGGTGGTGTTCGACCTGGAAACGACCGGGTTTTCTCCGGCGAGCGCGGCCATTGTCGAAATCGGCGCGGTGCGGATCGTGGGCGGACAGATCGACGAGACGCTGAAGTTTGAGACGCTGGTGCGCCCCACCCGGCCCGACGGCAGCCTGCTGAGCATTCCCTGGCAGGCCCAGCGGGTCCACGGCATCAGCGACGAGATGGTGCGCCGGGCGCCAGCCATAAAAGACGTGCTGCCCGACTTTTTCGACTTCGTGGACGGCTCGGCGGTGGTGGCGCACAACGTCAGCTTCGACGGCGGTTTCATGCGGGCGGGCGCCGAGCGGCTGGGCCTGAGCTGGGCGCCCGAGCGCGAGCTGTGCACCATGCAGCTCTCGCGCCGCGCCTTTCCCCGCGAGCGGACGCACAACCTCACCGTGCTCGCCGAGCGGCTGGGCCTGGAGTTCGCCCCCGGCGGTCGGCACCGCAGTTACGGCGACGTGCAGGTGACCGCTCAGGCTTACCTGCGCCTGCTCGAACTGCTCGGCTGA
- a CDS encoding CPBP family intramembrane glutamic endopeptidase, which yields MLAFLASRAFVIAYVMLVPSAADTVPEFLSRGADVVPLVLAAGLLIPLAEEIAFRGLMMRGQERAAGFGVAAVATTVAFALAHGVPASIAGILPLAYVLARLTQHTGSLWDSVIVHALNNLLAVVLGLVLIGKVGQGQSGDLLAGGALRLPAALLALLFGAAVLTVLHLWLTPRPDPVERRAPGPWVSGSYVIIVLFGLALALLSLPGVQSLFDTAERFLR from the coding sequence GTGCTGGCGTTTCTGGCGTCGCGGGCCTTCGTCATCGCCTACGTGATGCTGGTGCCGAGCGCCGCCGACACCGTGCCCGAGTTCCTGTCGCGCGGGGCGGACGTGGTGCCGCTCGTCCTCGCGGCGGGGCTGCTTATTCCCCTGGCCGAGGAAATCGCCTTTCGCGGCCTGATGATGCGCGGCCAGGAACGCGCCGCCGGGTTCGGGGTGGCAGCGGTGGCGACCACTGTGGCCTTTGCGCTGGCGCACGGGGTTCCGGCGAGCATCGCAGGCATCTTGCCGCTCGCTTACGTGCTGGCGCGCCTCACCCAGCACACCGGCAGCCTGTGGGACTCGGTCATCGTTCACGCGCTCAACAACCTGCTCGCGGTGGTTCTGGGGCTGGTTCTGATCGGCAAAGTCGGCCAGGGCCAGAGCGGTGACCTGCTCGCGGGCGGCGCGTTGCGGCTGCCCGCCGCCCTGCTCGCCCTGCTGTTCGGCGCCGCCGTGCTCACGGTGCTGCATCTGTGGCTCACGCCCCGGCCCGACCCAGTGGAGCGGCGCGCCCCCGGCCCCTGGGTCAGCGGGTCTTACGTGATCATCGTGCTGTTCGGGCTGGCGCTGGCGCTGCTCTCGCTGCCGGGGGTGCAGAGTCTGTTCGACACGGCGGAGCGCTTCTTGCGCTGA